In Neorhizobium sp. NCHU2750, a single genomic region encodes these proteins:
- a CDS encoding DUF983 domain-containing protein translates to MNERTGTTMKYGGDGAPERPHERSLAQSIRRGLACRCPKCGDGRLFRAFLKPVDHCAVCGEDYTPQRADDLPAYLVIVVVGHVLMTGYLLTDMLWRVPPFVHAAIWIPLAVIAALATIQPIKGGVIGLQWAYRMHGFAAAGEVKTADFDGPQP, encoded by the coding sequence ATGAACGAGCGCACCGGAACGACCATGAAATATGGCGGTGACGGTGCGCCCGAACGTCCCCATGAACGTTCCTTGGCGCAGTCCATCCGGCGCGGCCTTGCCTGTCGTTGTCCCAAATGCGGCGACGGCCGCCTCTTCCGTGCCTTCCTCAAGCCGGTCGACCATTGTGCCGTCTGCGGCGAGGACTATACGCCACAGCGGGCCGACGACCTGCCCGCCTATCTCGTCATTGTCGTCGTCGGCCATGTGCTGATGACCGGCTACCTGTTGACCGACATGCTGTGGCGCGTGCCGCCCTTCGTGCATGCGGCGATCTGGATCCCGCTCGCGGTTATCGCAGCTCTTGCCACCATCCAGCCGATCAAGGGTGGCGTAATCGGCCTGCAATGGGCCTATCGCATGCATGGCTTTGCCGCAGCCGGCGAAGTGAAGACCGCCGATTTCGACGGCCCGCAGCCATGA
- a CDS encoding NUDIX domain-containing protein, whose protein sequence is MRTAIDGSLLSLEASTGPRPATVRIRDAAALILVDRSGPLPRILMGRRAASHVFMPDFYVFPGGRRDRGDSAASVSSDLHPMVMDKLLAEMPGKMSPARARALAVAALRELTEETGIGTAGAGGPDLGMLRYVARAITPPGHPRRYDTRFFLGFCDESVFDMSHFGDTDELEDLQWLDIATIFSLKLARITKTVLEDVMTLMELSPSLPFGSPVPFYRVHRGRFVESRL, encoded by the coding sequence ATGAGGACGGCCATCGATGGTTCCCTTCTCTCGCTGGAAGCGAGCACCGGGCCGCGGCCTGCGACCGTGCGCATACGCGACGCCGCAGCGCTGATCCTTGTCGATCGTTCCGGCCCGCTGCCGCGCATCCTCATGGGAAGACGGGCGGCCTCACATGTCTTCATGCCCGATTTCTACGTGTTTCCCGGCGGCCGACGTGACCGTGGCGACAGTGCCGCGTCCGTTTCATCCGACCTCCATCCGATGGTGATGGACAAGCTTCTGGCAGAGATGCCGGGCAAGATGAGCCCCGCGCGTGCCCGCGCCCTGGCAGTTGCCGCGCTCAGGGAACTGACGGAAGAAACAGGAATAGGCACAGCAGGCGCCGGCGGCCCGGATCTCGGGATGCTGCGTTATGTCGCGCGGGCCATCACCCCGCCGGGCCACCCGCGTCGCTATGACACCCGCTTCTTTCTGGGCTTTTGCGACGAGAGTGTCTTCGACATGTCGCATTTCGGCGATACGGACGAGCTGGAGGACTTGCAATGGCTTGACATTGCAACAATTTTTAGTCTGAAACTCGCGCGGATCACAAAAACGGTTCTGGAGGACGTCATGACCCTGATGGAACTCAGTCCGTCCTTGCCTTTCGGAAGCCCCGTCCCTTTCTATAGGGTACACCGCGGACGTTTCGTCGAGAGCCGACTGTAA
- a CDS encoding MFS transporter — MPQPTTDANGHVEKIHWPSLAAAIAAISAVGIAIGLGLPLLSIILEKRGIPSTLIGLNAAMAGIASMLAAPVTTKLAHTCGVAKTMMFAVVVAAASALGFYYAQSFWMWFPLRFTFHGATTTLFILSEFWINAAAPPRRRGLVLGIYATVLAVGFACGPLLFSALGSDGVMPFLAGALIILLALIPIFIARHESPVLDEAPERHFLHYIFLVPTATAAVFAFGAVSAGGLSLFPIYALREQLQESQVAVLLTVMGIGNMAFQIPLGLVSDRLRDRRPLLAAMAVLGVLGSLALPMLIHNWILMGVILFFWGGCVSGLYTVGLAHLGARLSGADLAAANAAFIFCYAVGTVAGPQGIGAAMDVAGTSGYAWALAAFFGFYVLVALCRPLFQSKRS, encoded by the coding sequence ATGCCGCAGCCGACGACCGACGCAAACGGGCATGTCGAGAAAATCCACTGGCCTTCGCTCGCCGCTGCCATCGCCGCCATCAGCGCGGTGGGGATTGCGATCGGACTCGGGCTGCCGCTTCTATCCATCATCCTGGAGAAGCGCGGTATCCCCTCGACGCTGATCGGGCTCAATGCCGCCATGGCCGGCATAGCCTCGATGCTGGCCGCTCCGGTCACCACCAAGCTTGCCCATACATGCGGCGTGGCGAAGACGATGATGTTTGCCGTCGTCGTTGCAGCAGCGAGCGCCCTCGGCTTCTATTACGCCCAGTCCTTCTGGATGTGGTTTCCGCTGCGCTTCACCTTCCATGGCGCGACGACGACGCTGTTCATCCTGTCGGAATTCTGGATCAATGCCGCAGCCCCTCCCCGCCGCCGCGGTCTCGTGCTCGGCATCTATGCGACGGTGCTGGCGGTCGGCTTTGCCTGCGGGCCGCTGCTTTTCTCCGCACTTGGAAGCGATGGCGTCATGCCGTTCCTGGCGGGCGCACTGATCATCCTTCTCGCCCTCATCCCGATCTTCATCGCCCGGCATGAAAGCCCGGTGCTCGATGAGGCTCCCGAGCGGCACTTCCTCCACTACATCTTCCTGGTGCCGACGGCCACCGCAGCGGTCTTCGCCTTCGGCGCGGTTTCGGCAGGCGGGCTTTCGCTGTTTCCGATCTATGCCCTGCGCGAGCAATTGCAGGAATCGCAGGTGGCCGTGCTGTTGACGGTCATGGGCATCGGCAACATGGCCTTCCAGATCCCGCTCGGCCTCGTCTCCGACAGGCTGCGTGACAGGCGACCATTGCTTGCCGCCATGGCGGTGCTCGGCGTGCTCGGCTCGCTGGCCCTGCCGATGCTCATTCACAACTGGATCCTGATGGGCGTCATCCTGTTCTTCTGGGGCGGTTGCGTATCGGGCCTCTATACGGTCGGCCTCGCCCATCTCGGCGCACGACTCAGCGGGGCGGATCTCGCCGCTGCCAATGCGGCCTTCATCTTCTGCTATGCAGTCGGCACCGTTGCCGGTCCGCAGGGGATCGGCGCTGCGATGGATGTGGCCGGAACCAGCGGTTATGCCTGGGCTCTGGCGGCTTTCTTCGGCTTTTACGTGCTGGTTGCGCTCTGCAGACCGCTTTTCCAGTCAAAACGGAGTTGA
- the rpmG gene encoding 50S ribosomal protein L33: MAKATTIKIKLLSTADTGFFYVTTKNSRTMTDKMTKTKYDPVAKKHVEFKETKIK, encoded by the coding sequence ATGGCGAAAGCTACGACCATCAAGATCAAGCTGCTGTCGACGGCTGACACCGGTTTCTTCTACGTCACCACGAAGAACAGCCGCACGATGACCGACAAGATGACCAAGACCAAGTATGACCCGGTCGCGAAGAAGCATGTCGAATTCAAGGAAACCAAGATCAAGTAA